The stretch of DNA TTAATATCGATGGGAAGTATTACGTTTGTTTCTACTTCAATGCCGATACTGATGATGCTGAACGATACGTCGTTGTTGACTGGGATGGTGATGGAGCAGCAAAACCTCTGTGCTATGCAGTCAATCTTGACGTGACTTTCACTTCAGATGAATTTGTACAAGCACCTCTCATAGATCACGCTACAGAACCTGGAAAAGAGGTTGATGGTGTTACAGACTATTCAGTAAAGGTAGGAGTTACCGATATCAAGACTCTCTACTTAACTGCTAAAAACGTTCCCAGTCATATCAATGGAGCTGGTACTTCAGGATATTGGGTAGGCATAGGATTCAAAGCTCCCACTGGTGCTGACTTCAGCACTGCTAAAATCATTACTGGATGGGGAGATTATGTTCTAGATAATCTTCAGTGGAATGACTCAATTGCTGCTTCTTTCGATTCACACTTTGGAGGAAATGATACTTGTGACTATTTCTCCACTTACTATAACTTTGATTCAAGCAGCAATACAGATAACAAAGCTTACATCATGATTAAGTGGAATGACAATGACATCGATAAATATCTCATCGACTTCTCCGGTGTTTCCAAGAAATCTTCATCAACTGGAGGCGGAGGTACACCAGTCAACCCACCAGTGACTCCAGACACACCGAAAGAACCAATCATTCCTGACAGCAACGGAAACGTTGATGTTGTAATCGATGATAAAAAAGCAGATGAGTTAGTTCACGAAGCAGTTTCATCTGGTTCTGATACAATAACAATCTTAGACACTAAAAACGTCTCTGGAAATGTTTCTTCTGTTACTGTTTCTACTACAGACTTAGAAACAATTTCTAAAAAGATTGAAAACAATAATAATATAGATTCAGTCTCGATCGAAACATCAAATGGAGACATCATCATCGAAAAAGAAGTTCTTTCATCAATACTTGAAAACACAAAAGCAGAGTCAGTTTCATTTGAAGTAGAAGATGCAAAGAACAAGTTGACAGAAGAACAGAAGAAAGCTGTAGGAGACAGACCTGTTTATGATATCAGCATCAAAGCAGGAAATGAGAATGTAACATCATTCAACGGAAAGGCCATAACAATCTCACTTCCATACACATTAAAAGCAGGCGAGGATCCGAAAAATATTGTAGTATATTATGTCAAAGAAGATGGTTCATTAGATAAGATAAACTGCGAATACAAGAACGGTAAAGTAATCTTTGATACAGACCATCTTTCAAAATATGTCATTGGATATGAAGAACAGGACAAACCTGTAACTCCAGATACTCCTGAGGATAAGAAAGAAAGCAGCAATAACACGATATACTACGCTGTTGCAGCAGTAATCATCATTCTCATCATTATCGCTTTAGCATATTACTTCATGAAGAAAAAGCAGTGATGATAAGAATATCAAACAAACTTACTGAACGCGAAAGCGTCAGTAAACTCATTTCTATTTTTTTAATTTTTTTATCAAAATTCTGTAATCTAAAGGTGATAGCTTTATAATGAATACAAAAAAGAGATGATGATATTTTGTAAAGTCTTCTAACCTAACGCAACATGCCAAAAATTCAATATGGATCTTTTAAAGCCGTTCTCCTGCCCAAGCTCTCTAATTTTTAATGATTGTCTTAAGACGAGGTAAAAGATACGAATTTAAGGTATTTTCCTTATATCTTATGATCACCTTCATAGTACTGAGGTATCATATGAGCAGTCAGAATATAGAAGAAATGTTGTCGAAGCATCCCTGCTACAATGAAGAAGCGCATAAGAAGTTCGCTCGTATGCATTTACCTGTGGCTCCAAAGTGTAACATTCAATGTAACTTCTGCAACAGGAAATATGACTGCACTAATGAAAGCAGGCCGGGAGTAACCTCGGAAGTATTATCGCCAGAAGATGCCACGACTAAAGTCTCTTACGTACGTGACAAAGTACCTAACTTGTCTGTTTTAGGCATAGCTGGACCCGGAGATCCTCTTGCAAACGAAGAGACATTTAGAACTTTAGAGCTAATCAATAAAGATCATCCAGATCTCACATTCTGTCTCAGCACCAACGGGCTCAATCTTCCTGAAAATGTGGAGAGACTGAAAGCTCTCAACGTCAATTTTATCACCGTAACTCTGAATGCTGTGGATCCTGAAATAGGTTCTAAGATCTATGATTTTGTAACAAAAGATGGTAAGCAGTACAGGGGCCTGGATGCAGCAAAAATCCTCTTGAAAAATCAGCTTGAAGGGATTCAGAAGGCTGTGAATGCAGGAATGACTGTTAAGCTGAACGTAGTTCTCATTCCTACAATAAATGATAAGCACATTCCAGAGATTGCTAAAAAGGCAAAGGAAATGGGAGTATACATTGTGAATGTTCTCCCTCTGATCCCTGTGCCCGGAACTAAATTTGAGAACCTGAGAGCGCCGACTCCGAGCGAAAGGAAAGCCATTCAGGATCAGTGCGGGGAAGATATCCGCATGATGAGACACTGCAAACAGTGCCGGGCGGATGCAATAGGTCTGCTGGGAGAAGATAGATCTCAGGAATTTGCATGCATTTCAAAGAGCTGCATGAATAAAGAAAGCTCCAAGGAATGGTACAATGTGGCAGTAGCTACATCCGATGGAGAAAATGTTGACCTGCATTTCGGCCAGGCTTCAGCATTCCACACTTATAAGATAGGAAGCGGTAAAATCATCGAATGTGCTACGATTGATATGGAGTCTCCAAGCGATATTCCTGTTTACGGTAAAGAGCACTTCACCAAGCTGGAAAAGACTGTAGGGCTGTTAGCTGGAATGGATGCAGTAATTGCCGAGAAATTCGGAGAGCCTGTGCTTGAACTGCTGAGGAAGTATGGAATAGCCTATCTGGAAAGCAGGGGCAGCATACAGTCAGCGTTGGAGCAGATGGAAAAAGTTCTGAAGGGTGAAGACCTCATAAAGATATGAGCTCTGCAACACTTTCCCCTTCTTTGGAATCGTAGACTGAAATAACATTCCGCATCAGGTCTTTTACATCATCTATGTGAGTAATCAGCAGTATCTGGCTGAACTGATTTTCAAGCTTTGAAAGAGCAGTCATGATGTTGCGCTTCCTGTTCTGATCCTGAGAGCCGAAAATTTCATCGAGAACAAGGAAATTAATATCTTTGCCAGACCTATCAGAAAGCAGCCTGGATATCGCCAGTCTCAAACATAAGTTTGCTAAATCCATCTCTCCGCCGGAGAAGCGGTTTATCGGATACTTTGCATCTCCGTCATAAACTGAGATGTTATACTCATCATCCAGTTCTAACCCCAAATACCGCCCATCAGTCATGTCTGAAAACATTGATGATGCAATGTCTGTAAGTGCAGGAATAATTCTTTCCATCAGATTATCTTTTAAATCTGAAAAAATATCTCTAAGTGCAGCAAGCTCTGAAATCTTTTTCAACGATTCTTTCTGCTTGAGTTCAGTTTTTTCAACTTCCTTAATTTCTCTAGCCTTGTTGTCTATTCTTTCATCAATGACTGCGGACTGTGTTTGTTTCTCATTGATTTCTTTTTGAATTGCGGAGCATTCTTCTTCAGCAGATTTTACTGATAACTTAACACTCTGGTATGCTTCGTCATCGTAGTCAATGTTCTGCAAATCAGTTAAAAGTCTAGCTAATTCATCTTTCTGACGGACAATCCTGTCTTCATTATCTTTTTTCTCCTGCATAAAATTCGGCAGGTTTCGGCTTTCTCCCTTCAGTCCGTTGTATTCATCAGATGACTTTTTCAGACTTTTTAGATCGTCAGTTATTTTCTGGTATTCCTCACTATCAAATTTCACATCTTTTATTGATGTGAGAGAATTCTCTGCATCTTTTCTTTCTTCTTCAAGATCCTTTACCTGTTTTCTTACAGACCTCAGTTCTGCAGTATGATCAATGCCCTTCTGTCGTTCTTCTTCAAGATGTGTTTTTCTTTTCTTCAGTGCAGTCAGGTGAATCTTTTCTTCATTTTCAGAGTTTACAAGGGACATCTTCTCTTCAGAGGCAGTTTTGATAGTTTCGGACACTTCCTGCATTTCAGTCTGCAGCTTATTCATAAGAATGGTGTGATGCTCTCCCAGAGTGCGTTCGCATTCAGGACACACGCTGTCCGGGCCTCTCTTTCTCATTACAGAGATCTTTTCGCTGAGTGATTTTTCAATCTTGTTATTTTCTTTCAGAGCAGCGTCCACTTCATGTATCTTAATATTGATCTCATTGATCTTTTCTTCAATTTCTGAAATCTGCTCAGTGTTCTTATCTATCTCAGATGAAACTCCGCTGTACTTTTCCAGTTCGGTAAGAATCTCTGCTTCTTTGGCCTGGTGTGATTTTATATTCTGATCCAAACGGTCTAATTTTAAAATTATATCGTTTCTCCTTTGGAACAGCATTCTGTCTTCATCAAGAACTTCTTTTTTATGACTCATCTCTTCATATGATCTGTATTTTAATTCCAGTTCTGGAAGTTTTTCTAACTTTTTATTGAGATCAGATATTTTCATATCAAGCGACTGCAGATGGCCAGTTTCAATCTCAATCTCTTTTTTCTTTGAATCAGCGGCATTTTTGGCTGCAATGTATTTTCTATACACTGCATCTAGTTTTTCCAGCTCTTCTGAAGCCTCATTCTTCTTATTTTGCAGCTCTGTTTCTTTTTCTTTGAGAACCGACAGCTCTCTAATTATTTCATTTTTAGAAATGATTAATGAATCTCTATCTTTGATCAGACAATCCTTTTTCAGTTTTCCATCTGGATTTTTCAGATTTGATTCCAGATCGTCTTTCATATGTTTTTCAAAATTCAGATCAATACTGACATTCTTAACCACATCCTGCAGTATGTCGATGTCAAGCAGTTTTACGATATGCTCCTTTCTCTTGGATGCATTCAATTCTGAAAGTGCAGACAGGTCTTTCTGCCGTGAAAATACCGATATAAAGAATTCCTTGCTTTCCATACCCAGCAGTTTCTCGATTTTTTCAGTTACTGCTGAATCGGAGTTTGCTGTTTGTATTCCGTCTGCGAGCAAGTATGCATTGGGAGTATTGTTTTTTCCCTTGAGAGATCTGACAAGTTCGTAATTTGTTCCATTTAGGTCAAATACTATCTTAACAGAACACTCTTCTTTGGGAGATGCGTTATAATTTTTGATACCGTCCTTTCCATCCCTGATGATGTCGCTGTTTCTGCCCCCGCTTCCGTAAAGCGCCCAGGCAATGGCTTCGATAAGTGTGCTTTTACCGGCACCGTTGGCTCCGAGGATTCCCACAACTCCGTCTGGAATGTTTAAACGCACATCTCTGAAGCGGCGGTAGTTTGTCAGTTCAATTCTGATCAGTCTGATTGTCCCGCCTCCTTTTTCAGATAGCTGAGTCCCAGCTCCTTAATGCGCTGCTTGTCGATATTCTCAATCGGTCTGGCATTCACGAATGATATGAACTCATCTTCAATGTGGCCGAATACTGCAGAAGTGGACTGCACTGACATTTTGTCCTGAGAACTTACTATTCTCAGTTCGAAATGAGCTGCTGTAGAAAACTGCTCTTTGATCTTTTTGGCATTTATTGAATTTCTGACAGAGCTCAAAACACGGTTTACGGTCATTCTCACAATCGCACCATCAATGTTGTCTGGTATCGAATTTTCAATCTCGTTGATGAGGCTTTCAGCGTCCAGATGCAGAGCGTCAATATATGGCAGATCAATCATTTTTCTTGCAGGCAGTGAAACAAATTCTTTTGTTCCTTTATCTAAATCAATTACTAAGTATCCCTTATCCTGCCTTGCTTCTGAAAATGAAAATCTTTCTGTCGAGCCTGAATAATAAGCGTTGTCTAAAATTTTCTGATATCCGTGATAGTGTCCCAGTGCCACATAATCCATGTTTTTCTGCAGATGTGAATCCTCTATCACCTGATCATTTGTACTGGAATTCTGGAATGCTTTTAAACTGGCTACACCGGTGTGCAGCATCATCACATTGTATCTGCTGTCTGCGGGACTGATAGAATCAAGTCTGGTAAGATATTCTTCTCCTTCGGCATAAGGCAGACCATGAATTGTCATATCGCCGATTCTGACTTTTTCATATCCTCCGCGGTATATGCAGTGCACTCCCTCTATGTGGTCAAACAGCCTGAAAACACTGCCGGTCTCGCGGATTCTTGGCATGGAGTGATTTCCGGCAATTATGACGATCGGGATGCCTTCTTTGGAAAGACGTAAAAACTGTTCCATGGCAAACCCGAGGGTTCTGTTCGATGGTCTGATTGAATCAAACAGATCTCCGCTGTGCAGGATCACATCAGGCCTGAGTTCTATCGCATCATCCACAAACCTCTCGAATGATCTGTACGTGTCAACTTCTCTCTGATTAAGTCCTTTGTAAGGTCCGGGATCTGCACAGAGAGTACGATATGCGCTGAATCCCAGGTGGGTGTCCGAAACATGTATGAATTTCATCAGACTACCTCAGAAAAATCCCTCATCTGCAGCCTTTGGTTTGTTGTTTTCTGGAACTTTAATGTTCTTCAGTCTCTCTTCATAAAGGTGGACCTTCACAGGCACGGCAAAAGGTGTGAATGGAGATGCCACAATCGCCTCGCCGGGCATCAGCATCTGAATTTCATTATCAACTTGTGATATGTCCTGCTTGGCAGAGTTTTTGAGAATTTCCCTGTCCTTTTTGTCTGACAGACCTAGAATAAACAATGTGTTGAATTGAGAAATGACTTCATTTGCAATCAGCTTGGGCTGCTGAGACACTGCACAGAGGCCGGTTTTGAACTTACGGCCTTCTCTGGCAATCTGCGCAAAGACACTGTCCTCTGCTTCTTTCAGAACTCTCTGTGCCTCTTCAATTGCTATCAGGGTGTTCGGCAGCTTGCTGAACTCTTCCCCGTCTGAGTAGAGAGCCTTGTTCTTTTCAAAGACTGCTCTTGAAATTACCGTAGAAATCAGGAGCTCTTCAGTCTCATGGGCATTCGAAGTATCAACAAGGATTGTCTTTCCTTCATGCAGCTGATTTATAATCCTGGCAGTAACGCTGTAATTTTTGTCTTTAGAAACAAGGTTCAGCCTGAATAAGTTGCTCAGTCTTCTCTTAATGACACTGATTGTGCCGCTTTGATAGCCGGGAAGATTGGCAACTATCTCATCGACTTCAAGCTCATCCAGCTTGTTCAGCCAGTCATCTTTGTATTTATACTGGGCTGTTTGTAAGCATTCTTTCTGAGCCTCGGTGAACTCATAGATTGCTTCCAGATCGGAGATCTCGATCTCAGCTGAAGAGATGACAAGTTTGCTATATCCTCCGCTGCTCGACAAATCTCTTGAAGAATAAACGGCAAACGACTCTTTGTAGGGAGCATCCTTCAGGCCCTTTTTGCTGACCTCTCCGCCGTCAAAATATTCTCCGTGGGGATCAAAAATCAGGAAACCGCAGTTTCCTCTGCTCATGCATGAAAGCGCCAGATTCTTCATCAGATTGCTTTTTCCCATTCCTGTGGTAGCAAAAATTCCTACATGGTACGGGATAGCCCTTTCAGAAATTCCGACCGGGAAATCAAGGACCTTGTCTCCAGACCTTAAGTTTCCTATCTCGATCTCACCCAGATATGACTTTAAAAATTCATAATCATCAGCCTGGGTGTATCGTACTTCAGAGAAATGGGTCGGAAGAGTCTTGGTTTTCTTGAAGCTCGCCTCATCAATGTAGCCGAGGGGAGAAGAGACACCGATGCAGAAAAGATACTGCTCATATGGAGACATGTCGGGATTGTCCTTTTTCATAATCATGCCGGCTGTTCTGCTCATCCAGCTGCTGTCTTCTTTGTCGGCGGCATGCTCTATGTCCATGACTCTGACAAGGTACTTTCCTTCCTTGTTCTGAGATTCTACAACGAGCAGTTCTCCCACCTGCAGGTTTTCTTCAAAATCAATCCTGAATCTTGTTTCCATTACGTTAGTTCCGATTACTCTTCCGATCCCCATATTTACACGCTATATGCGAAATTTTATTTGAACTATTTTAATTCCGCTGGGAATATTGGATAATGATAATATGAAAAATATGGACTGAGGAGCTCTCAATCCTCAAATTTTATTTCTGATGCCCTTTTCAGCCCCATTCCAGTAGCTACCTCGGCAGCTTTCATCAATGCACATGGAACTATGCAGGCGGCGTGGCCCAGTACTTTTCCGCATGCTACATATATGGGATTCTCTCCAAAAGGCATTTTCATGACATCAAATGCTCCCATTTCCTCATCGTTAAGCACATCAACAATTTTGGAAACATGTGGGCACTCGCTTTCTATCTCGAATCTGACGACTCCGTCATCACCATAAACTGCCTGAATTTTAGTATTCAGTCTGCATACGCCGGGATTGACTTCTACGCATGTTTTGTCTGACATACTTTCATCATTACATTATGATGCTTTATTACTTCTACCTGATTTTTCTCATCTTCTGCCTTTATGTGTTTTTGAAACTAATTCAAACATGCCGCCTTTTGTGATGTCTACAATTCCAAACACAGCCACAGCCTTATTCTTCTTCATAACAGGCACAGCAACAACAGGAACCCCCATGTACGGCCCGGAAGGTGAGATTTTATGCGTTATCTTAGCCGTTTCCAGGACTTCTTCTAAAACAGGTCCAGTATAATTATTGTCTATGACCAATCCATCTTCACATCTGACACCGCTGCAGTTCTTGCTTCTCATTGTTGTGGGAAGTCTTCCAGTCAGTTCGTGAACTGCCAGGGCAATCGACTGAAGAGCCTCTGCCTCAGTATCCGGCCCGAACGATTCCCATACATTTTTCTCAACCCAGGAAAGATTAACCTGATTTTCAAGTGCCAGTGCAGCAGTCACTGCACCTTGTTCTGCCAGGCGGTACTTTTTCGCAGTGCCGATGATGATTACATCCCCGTCACGGATATTGAATGCAGTTTTCAGACAGGCAGTAGTTTCTTCGTCCGGACTCATGTTGCTGCATGGATAGTATAATTTACCGTTTTTAGCAACAAATGAAGTGGCTCCTTCAGCTCCTGAATACACAGCTTCATCCCGCTGTTCATTGCCATTGCTCATATGTGCTGCCATCCCCTTGACAAGAACAGCACAGTCCTGGCTGGAAATGGTAACTCCTTTCAAATCAACCTGCGCAACGCTCATCCCGCAGTCTAGATATTCTCTGATGCCTCGGTCTGTAAGACTTACTCCATTTTTTCCTACAGTTACAAAACCTTCTCCAATCATTTTGTTGAGGATCGTCCTGATGCTTCCTTCTCCGATTCCGACTATCTGTGAAAGGGCCTTTCTTCCGACAGGGCCTTCTTTGAAGATGGTATCATAGGTTTTCCATACGTGATATAATGAATATTTGGGGGTTGGACCTGCTCCCGTGTAAAGCTTATAATTGAGCCCCATTGAGCGATGGATAGTACAACCATAGAATAAAGTTTGTGGATGAAAACGTTTCTAGATGGCTATATTTTGCCTTTTTATGATCTATATGTACACCAAATCGTTTATTCATAGATGATCATCTAATAAAATGAGACACATCGCTAAAATATCATAATTTGATTGGGATGTTGCATAACTGCCGGATCTGTGTTTTGAAAATATTTTTGTTTTTCACACATCTCTGAGTAAATTAAATGCAAATTCTCGCTCCTCTGTCGGTCAGTCTGCAATTTTTTTGCAATTTTATTCTAAGTTTATAGAATATGTGGAAGCAGTCTTTGTCCAGCAATATTAAATTGAGATCTCATTGGTAAAAAATATTCAGAAAACCGCTGTCCTAACAATTGTTCCAGTGAGTAAAATCAGCCAAAGACTATATAGCGTTAATTTCTTTTTCACTGTATCATGTCCGATTCACATGTGTTCATAACTCTAAAAGATATCAGCAAATCATTCAATGGTTCATATGTGCTAAAAAATATCAATGAAGAAATAAGCACAGGAGAAGTTTTTGGACTCATTGGGAGAAGCGGTGCTGGAAAGTCTGTACTGATCAACATGCTACGAGGAACTCCAGAATATCATCCGGATTCTGGAAACGTGGTATATCATGTTGATTACTGTGAAAAGTGTGGTTGGGTAGAACTTCCCGGCACTGGAAAATGTACGATATGTGGAGGCTCTGTAGAACACAGGGACATAGACTTTTGGAATACTGACGATCTCGATCCTATCAAAAAACAGCTCAGAAGCCGTATTGCAATCATGCTCCAGAGAACATTCTCTCTTTTTGGCGATATGACTGTTATAGAAAATGTCTTTGAAGCTCTGCCTCAGGATATGGATGAAAACCTGAAAGTCGACAAAGCCCTCAAGCTGTTAAAATCTGTAAGATTAGATCATCGTATCACTCACATAGCACGTGACCTGTCCGGCGGTGAAAAGCAGAGATGCGTTTTAGCAAGACAGCTTGCCAAAGATCCAATACTGTTTCTGGCAGATGAACCGACTGGAACCCTTGACCCGTCTACTGCAGACATGGTTCACAAGGTTCTGACTGATGCTGTTAAAGATACAGGCATGACGATGGTGGTAACTTCCCACTGGCCGAAAGCAATTGAGGTTCTCTCAGACCGCGCTATGTGGCTGGACCACGGCGAAGTTAAAATGGAAGGTTCTCCAAAGGAAGTTTCAGCAGAATTCATGCGTGGACACGAAATGCATGAAGAAAGTCATGTACAGGTCGGACAGCCGCTCATTAAAATCAGTGATGTAAAACGTTACTATTATTCATACACTAGAGGTGTTGTAAAAGCTGTAGACGGAGTATCCCTGGAAGTCAACGAAAAAGAAATTGTAGGTTTAGTGGGTCTTTCCGGTGCAGGCAAAACAACGCTCTCAAAAATGATCTGCGGTCTCCGCGAGCCTTCCGAGGGTAAAGTGGAAGTAAGGATTGGAGACGACTGGGTAAATATGGCTGAGCCAGGACCTACAGGGAAAGGAAGAGCCACTCAGTACATTGGAATACTGCATCAGGAATTTTCACTATATCCATTCGATACGATCCTTCAGAATCTGACTGTATGCATAGGAATTAAGCTTCCCGCAGAGCTGGCAAAGATGAAGGCAATTCAAGTTCTTTTAGGATCTGGATTTGACCGTGCGGATGTGGAAAAGATATTATATGCTTATCCTGACAACCTCAGCGTAGGTGAAAAACAGAGAGTTGCCCTCGCACAGGTTCTGATCAGGGAACCTAGCCTGGTCATTCTCGATGAACCTACGGGAACAATGGATCCGATTACGAAGAATTCTGTAGCTAAATCTGTTCTCACAGCACGTAAAGAGCTGGGCGAAACATTTCTAATAGTCTCTCACGATATGGATTTCGTGATGAACTGTTGCGACCGTGCTGCTATCATGAAAGATGGAAAGATCGTCGCAATGGGTGCTCCTAGTGATATCGTGGAATACTTAGAAGAGATCGAGCTGAAGGAGAATGAGAACGGCGGTGCTGAGAATTGAAGGATACTATTGGTAGAAAGCTTAGTTTCGTTGAATGCAGGGAATCCCGCGGGCTTGGCGTAGGCGGCGGGATGGCCCAGAAAGCAACAATTTCTGAAAGCGGAAGAGATGTTGTTGCAATAGCAATGGGACCTGGAAAGCGTCACATTACAAAACCGGTCTGTGAAATCACATTCGCGTTAAGAGAAGAAGGTATCGATACCAGCGTGCTTGTGGTTAATGCCGGCTCTGGTGTTCCGGCCGATGCCCCTGATGTCACCACCAGTTCTATCTTCGGTCTGGATCCTATTGAAGTTCAGAGAATCCAGCAGTTTAAGCTTGCTATCATCCATCTGGGAAATGTCAGGAATCACCTGATCTATAAGGCCAGGCTTATCCTGAGAAATGTAAATATTCCGGCCATTGTGGTTTGCCAGGCGCCTATTGATTTTGAAGACTTTGCGTCAATCGGAGTGCAGACAAGACTGGTAATGCCTCCGGAAGATAGAATTGATACTAAAGGAAAAATAGTCGATATCGTGAGCGGTGTTGTAAGAGGCACAACCTGTCCTCAGAGTAAGCTTGACGAAATAGTATCAAAAGTAAGAACTCATCTGTGATCAGGCGAAATCAAAGCCTACCAGATGAGTCCAGTATTTTTTATCACTGTGTTTTGTGATATCTCTTAGATAATCATCAGACAATGTGGATATGCTTCCTGAGGTAATGTTTTTGATGCCTGCAATATCATCTATGTAATCAAATCCAACTTCGTTAATCTCGAAATGCACTTCGCTGGTAAGTTTTACTCCGTCATAGATTACAAAATCATCAGAAAGGAAGCTCGCATCAGGATTTTTTCTCAGAATCTGCTCTTTTCTAAGTGGTGTGACATATTCCCCTACAATCGTACCGGAATCATCAACCATCACTACAAGGCCTTCATCAGAAAGCAGCAGATGCTGGTCTCCTATCAATACTACTGTGATATCCCGCTTGAGAGATGCCCAGACACCGTTATTCGTGCATTCCAGAAGTCCTCCGCATGCTCCGTTGCTGTCAGCGATTGTTTCTAGTCTGAATACTTCACTTCTCACATTTTCATCCATAATCAGGACTTCAACCACTCCTGA from Candidatus Methanomassiliicoccus intestinalis Issoire-Mx1 encodes:
- the nifB gene encoding nitrogenase cofactor biosynthesis protein NifB, translated to MSSQNIEEMLSKHPCYNEEAHKKFARMHLPVAPKCNIQCNFCNRKYDCTNESRPGVTSEVLSPEDATTKVSYVRDKVPNLSVLGIAGPGDPLANEETFRTLELINKDHPDLTFCLSTNGLNLPENVERLKALNVNFITVTLNAVDPEIGSKIYDFVTKDGKQYRGLDAAKILLKNQLEGIQKAVNAGMTVKLNVVLIPTINDKHIPEIAKKAKEMGVYIVNVLPLIPVPGTKFENLRAPTPSERKAIQDQCGEDIRMMRHCKQCRADAIGLLGEDRSQEFACISKSCMNKESSKEWYNVAVATSDGENVDLHFGQASAFHTYKIGSGKIIECATIDMESPSDIPVYGKEHFTKLEKTVGLLAGMDAVIAEKFGEPVLELLRKYGIAYLESRGSIQSALEQMEKVLKGEDLIKI
- a CDS encoding AAA family ATPase; this encodes MRLIRIELTNYRRFRDVRLNIPDGVVGILGANGAGKSTLIEAIAWALYGSGGRNSDIIRDGKDGIKNYNASPKEECSVKIVFDLNGTNYELVRSLKGKNNTPNAYLLADGIQTANSDSAVTEKIEKLLGMESKEFFISVFSRQKDLSALSELNASKRKEHIVKLLDIDILQDVVKNVSIDLNFEKHMKDDLESNLKNPDGKLKKDCLIKDRDSLIISKNEIIRELSVLKEKETELQNKKNEASEELEKLDAVYRKYIAAKNAADSKKKEIEIETGHLQSLDMKISDLNKKLEKLPELELKYRSYEEMSHKKEVLDEDRMLFQRRNDIILKLDRLDQNIKSHQAKEAEILTELEKYSGVSSEIDKNTEQISEIEEKINEINIKIHEVDAALKENNKIEKSLSEKISVMRKRGPDSVCPECERTLGEHHTILMNKLQTEMQEVSETIKTASEEKMSLVNSENEEKIHLTALKKRKTHLEEERQKGIDHTAELRSVRKQVKDLEEERKDAENSLTSIKDVKFDSEEYQKITDDLKSLKKSSDEYNGLKGESRNLPNFMQEKKDNEDRIVRQKDELARLLTDLQNIDYDDEAYQSVKLSVKSAEEECSAIQKEINEKQTQSAVIDERIDNKAREIKEVEKTELKQKESLKKISELAALRDIFSDLKDNLMERIIPALTDIASSMFSDMTDGRYLGLELDDEYNISVYDGDAKYPINRFSGGEMDLANLCLRLAISRLLSDRSGKDINFLVLDEIFGSQDQNRKRNIMTALSKLENQFSQILLITHIDDVKDLMRNVISVYDSKEGESVAELISL
- a CDS encoding metallophosphoesterase family protein, whose translation is MKFIHVSDTHLGFSAYRTLCADPGPYKGLNQREVDTYRSFERFVDDAIELRPDVILHSGDLFDSIRPSNRTLGFAMEQFLRLSKEGIPIVIIAGNHSMPRIRETGSVFRLFDHIEGVHCIYRGGYEKVRIGDMTIHGLPYAEGEEYLTRLDSISPADSRYNVMMLHTGVASLKAFQNSSTNDQVIEDSHLQKNMDYVALGHYHGYQKILDNAYYSGSTERFSFSEARQDKGYLVIDLDKGTKEFVSLPARKMIDLPYIDALHLDAESLINEIENSIPDNIDGAIVRMTVNRVLSSVRNSINAKKIKEQFSTAAHFELRIVSSQDKMSVQSTSAVFGHIEDEFISFVNARPIENIDKQRIKELGLSYLKKEAGQSD
- a CDS encoding ATP-binding protein; the protein is MGIGRVIGTNVMETRFRIDFEENLQVGELLVVESQNKEGKYLVRVMDIEHAADKEDSSWMSRTAGMIMKKDNPDMSPYEQYLFCIGVSSPLGYIDEASFKKTKTLPTHFSEVRYTQADDYEFLKSYLGEIEIGNLRSGDKVLDFPVGISERAIPYHVGIFATTGMGKSNLMKNLALSCMSRGNCGFLIFDPHGEYFDGGEVSKKGLKDAPYKESFAVYSSRDLSSSGGYSKLVISSAEIEISDLEAIYEFTEAQKECLQTAQYKYKDDWLNKLDELEVDEIVANLPGYQSGTISVIKRRLSNLFRLNLVSKDKNYSVTARIINQLHEGKTILVDTSNAHETEELLISTVISRAVFEKNKALYSDGEEFSKLPNTLIAIEEAQRVLKEAEDSVFAQIAREGRKFKTGLCAVSQQPKLIANEVISQFNTLFILGLSDKKDREILKNSAKQDISQVDNEIQMLMPGEAIVASPFTPFAVPVKVHLYEERLKNIKVPENNKPKAADEGFF
- a CDS encoding DUF6951 family protein, which codes for MSDKTCVEVNPGVCRLNTKIQAVYGDDGVVRFEIESECPHVSKIVDVLNDEEMGAFDVMKMPFGENPIYVACGKVLGHAACIVPCALMKAAEVATGMGLKRASEIKFED
- a CDS encoding DUF2111 domain-containing protein, whose translation is MGLNYKLYTGAGPTPKYSLYHVWKTYDTIFKEGPVGRKALSQIVGIGEGSIRTILNKMIGEGFVTVGKNGVSLTDRGIREYLDCGMSVAQVDLKGVTISSQDCAVLVKGMAAHMSNGNEQRDEAVYSGAEGATSFVAKNGKLYYPCSNMSPDEETTACLKTAFNIRDGDVIIIGTAKKYRLAEQGAVTAALALENQVNLSWVEKNVWESFGPDTEAEALQSIALAVHELTGRLPTTMRSKNCSGVRCEDGLVIDNNYTGPVLEEVLETAKITHKISPSGPYMGVPVVAVPVMKKNKAVAVFGIVDITKGGMFELVSKTHKGRR